One part of the Vicia villosa cultivar HV-30 ecotype Madison, WI linkage group LG6, Vvil1.0, whole genome shotgun sequence genome encodes these proteins:
- the LOC131613495 gene encoding uncharacterized protein LOC131613495, with the protein MIYGPCGSLNRNAPCTRDGKCSKYFPKEFRPQTIVDQDGFPVYRRRDNGHTVLKNGIRFDNRHVVPYNSGLLKKFQGHINMEWCNQSSSIKYLFKYINKGYDRITAAVVRNDEVNQNAQRNIDEIKQYLDCRYVSPCEACWRIFSFPIHGRKPVVERLFFHCEGENSMFYRDMDRLDTVLEKPSVTESMFTS; encoded by the coding sequence ATGATATACGGTCCATGCGGAAGTCTTAACCGAAATGCACCGTGTACAAGGGATGGTAAATGTTCCAAGTATTTTCCAAAGGAATTCCGTCCTCAGACAATAGTTGATCAAGATGGCTTTCCTGTTTATCGAAGAAGAGATAATGGTCACACTGTGTTAAAGAATGGAATTCGGTTTGATAACCGTCACGTTGTACCATACAATTCAGGATTGTTAAAGAAGTTTCAAGGTCACATAAATATGGAGTGGTGCAATCAAAGTTCGTCGATAAAGTATTTATTTAAATACATCAACAAAGGTTACGACAGAATCACCGCTGCCGTTGTTAGGAATGATGAGGTGAACCAAAATGCCCAGAGAAATATCGACGAGATTAAACAATATCTTGATTGTAGATATGTATCTCCTTGTGAAGCATGTTGGAGAATATTCTCTTTTCCCATACATGGAAGAAAACCCGTTGTTGAGAGGTTATTTTTTCACTGTGAAGGAGAGAATTCTATGTTTTACAGAGACATGGATCGCTTAGATACCGTGTTGGAAAAACCAAGTGTCACGGAATCAATGTTTACTTCTTAG
- the LOC131611422 gene encoding uncharacterized protein LOC131611422, giving the protein MYNMIFAFTSPGTKMDNLFNNGSGPPTFRIQGQACHRIGSMLLMPGQTPKFAQLYIYDTEHEIQHRIKGIRTKTGVDIDIVTKLSQMLYEHNVHAQSFQMVRDILSQRGVTDLKLRLISDRKTDGRIYNQPTVSEVAALIVGDVDTAEKRDIIMHKQSGSLLRIDEYHTSYLGYQYPLLFPYGEDGYRPNVKHRDHNCVVGSSAPNSRAELEFNDVPWEEATKRNRLTIREWMAFRIQSRHNEAPTLLRARRLIQQFLVDGYTMLQSERLRWLRKNQSKLRVGKYHNLNELNSNGVTQGSSTRKRVVLPSSYVGSRRYMDQLYFDEMAICSYVGFPDLFITFTCNPNWPEIQRYVRQSNLKPADRLNIICRVFKMKFDELLSDLTKKSVMGKVLAYMYTIKFQKRGLPHAHIIIFLHPTSKYQMQMILIR; this is encoded by the exons ATGTATAACATGATTTTTGCATTCACCTCTCCTGGTACTAAGATGGATAACCTTTTTAACAATGGAAGCGGTCCTCCTACTTTCCGTATTCAAGGGCAGGCATGTCATAGAATTGGTAGTATGTTACTCATGCCGGGACAGACTCCAAAATTTGCACAGCTCTATATTTACGACACTGAACATGAAATACAACACAGGATTAAGGGAATAAG AACAAAAACTGGCGTTGACATTGATATTGTTACAAAATTATCTCAAATGTTGTACGAACACAACGTTCATGCTCAGTCTTTCCAAATGGTGAGAGATATTTTGTCTCAAAGAGGTGTAACAGATTTGAAACTGAGACTTATTTCAGACAGAAAAACTGATGGACGTATTTATAATCAGCCGACTGTTTCCGAGGTCGCTGCTTTGATAGTTGGTGATGTCGATACAGCTGAAAAAAGAGATATCATAATGCACAAACAGTCGGGCTCTCTTCTAAGAATTGATGAGTATCATACTTCTTATCTTGGATATCAATATCCATTGCTTTTTCCATATGGTGAGGATGGATATAGGCCAAATGTGAAACATCGGGATCACAATTGTGTTGTAGGTTCCTCCGCACCAAACAGTCGTGCTGAATTGGAATTTAACGATGTTCCATGGGAAGAAGCTACAAAGAGAAACAGGCTAACGATAAGAGAATGGATGGCATTCCGAATACAATCAAGACATAACGAGGCACCCACATTGTTAAGAGCTCGAAGGCTAATCCAACAATTTTTAGTTGATGGTTATACAATGTTGCAATCGGAGAGACTTAGATGGCTTCGTAAAAATCAATCCAAATTAAGGGTTGGAAAGTATCACAATTTGAATGAGTTAAACTCGAACGGTGTGACGCAAGGCTCAAGCACTAGAAAAAGAGTAGTTTTGCCGTCTTCATATGTTGGCAGTCGTAGATATATGGATCAATTATATTTTGACGAAATGGCAATATGCAGCTATGTTGGTTTTCCTGACCTATTTATTACATTTACATGTAATCCAAACTGGCCGGAGATACAACGTTATGTCAGACAATCAAACTTGAAACCGGCCGATCGTCTAAACATTATTTGTCGAGTATTTAAAATGAAGTTTGATGAGTTACTGTCCGATCTCACCAAGAAATCTGTGATGGGCAAGGTCCTTGCCT ATATGTATACCATTAAATTTCAAAAGAGGGGTTTGCCACATGCTCACATAATAATTTTTCTTCATCCGACCAGCAAGTATCAAATGCAGATGATATTGATAAGATAA